One Pseudomonadales bacterium genomic region harbors:
- a CDS encoding prepilin-type N-terminal cleavage/methylation domain-containing protein, whose product MYKHSGFTLLELIVTIVIVGVLAVTVASRFANEDTFAVRIEQENLISTLNLAQQLAMTGRTIAFTIDADNKRYSLTVDGSDYQVAGVSYPLHFQDEVSSITASTALPLDYSNSLGQTTETTFTISSIGGDSLCVMVNNSGFARAITCL is encoded by the coding sequence ATGTATAAACATTCTGGTTTCACTCTCTTAGAATTAATAGTCACCATCGTAATTGTCGGTGTACTTGCAGTGACGGTGGCTTCACGATTTGCGAATGAAGATACCTTCGCAGTAAGAATCGAACAGGAAAACCTGATATCCACTCTTAACTTGGCACAACAACTGGCCATGACAGGTCGTACTATCGCCTTTACTATCGATGCGGATAATAAACGTTACAGCCTGACCGTCGATGGTAGTGATTATCAGGTTGCAGGTGTTTCCTACCCTCTCCATTTTCAGGATGAAGTCAGCAGTATTACAGCGTCGACGGCGCTGCCGCTGGATTACAGCAATTCGCTCGGACAAACTACGGAAACTACCTTTACTATCAGTAGCATTGGTGGTGATTCCTTGTGCGTAATGGTAAATAATTCAGGGTTCGCGCGTGCTATTACTTGTCTGTAA
- a CDS encoding type II secretion system protein → MQNQQSGFTLIELVVVIVILGILAATALPRFVDLTGDANQAAVEGFAGAINGGNNINYATYLARRVDTTTAVDAATGRTAQVVQTTGGCTLTVANNLLQEDMPTSPAYAVAGDTTALAYGANRTCTLTITGSGVTPVNFTITGAD, encoded by the coding sequence ATGCAGAATCAACAATCAGGTTTTACTCTGATCGAGCTGGTCGTGGTCATCGTTATTTTGGGTATTTTGGCGGCAACGGCGCTGCCGAGGTTTGTGGATTTGACTGGGGATGCAAACCAAGCTGCGGTGGAAGGGTTTGCCGGAGCAATTAACGGCGGTAATAATATTAACTATGCGACTTATTTAGCTAGAAGAGTTGATACGACCACGGCTGTTGATGCTGCAACTGGAAGAACTGCTCAAGTAGTTCAAACAACTGGTGGCTGTACCTTAACAGTAGCAAACAACCTATTACAGGAAGATATGCCTACCAGTCCAGCTTATGCAGTAGCAGGAGATACTACAGCTTTAGCATATGGTGCAAATAGAACCTGTACTTTGACAATTACTGGTTCCGGTGTAACTCCAGTTAATTTCACAATCACTGGTGCAGATTAA
- a CDS encoding type II secretion system protein, which translates to MGVNMHNQRGSRLQGFTLVELVIVIVILGLLAATALSRFLDVTDEAEAAAVEGVGGGFATAVAIAHARWIADKHSPGTPNIQINLEGSNINMNENGWPANTDTVGAGLNDQNEQECQQVWNSLLQSPPSTSVAAADRGKARYHVTVVNANPDVCRYELASVPAANPPSHRIEYNVGTGQVITTVPDL; encoded by the coding sequence ATGGGAGTAAATATGCATAACCAAAGAGGGAGTAGGCTGCAGGGCTTCACCCTGGTCGAGCTTGTCATCGTCATTGTCATTCTGGGGTTACTGGCGGCCACCGCTTTGTCCCGTTTTCTTGATGTCACCGACGAAGCAGAAGCGGCCGCAGTAGAGGGTGTGGGTGGCGGCTTTGCTACCGCCGTTGCTATTGCTCATGCACGTTGGATAGCGGATAAACACAGTCCAGGCACACCTAATATTCAGATCAACCTGGAGGGCAGCAATATCAACATGAACGAAAATGGCTGGCCGGCAAATACCGACACTGTTGGCGCAGGTTTGAACGACCAGAATGAGCAGGAATGCCAGCAAGTTTGGAACAGCCTATTACAAAGTCCGCCTTCTACCTCCGTTGCCGCTGCCGATAGAGGCAAAGCGCGATATCACGTTACCGTGGTAAACGCTAACCCAGACGTTTGCCGCTATGAGCTGGCCAGTGTGCCGGCGGCAAACCCACCCTCACACCGTATTGAATATAACGTGGGTACCGGTCAGGTCATCACCACAGTACCTGATCTATAA